Proteins encoded by one window of Cydia fagiglandana chromosome Z, ilCydFagi1.1, whole genome shotgun sequence:
- the LOC134678591 gene encoding mediator of RNA polymerase II transcription subunit 12-like isoform X1: MKDQSLYPDTMGIMYEKRPLKRPRLGPPDVYPQEPRQKEDELTSTNVKQGFSTTPHSSDEFGTARNFNYSASKIGQFFSGILSKKEELNTLPDCGRKRQQVNPKDNFWPATARTKAQIEAWFKDLAGSKPLSQLSKKAPNFNKKEEIFITLTEYQVSMPRAAWFIKLSSAYTVAVSEAKIKKRQLPDPTTEWTSTLIKFLKDQIPKLAEHYQCAASGSVSDKTPPSQSGQGTPSHNSSGNPPGSSTPNSSSIPNSMHSPGNTNTLGSSTPSSSEGTDWRQALKLWNYCCRLAKYLLDEGLLDRHDFLTWIIDLLDKRAADDGLLRLFLPLALQHMSEFVFCEGLSRRLATTCAKKAAAICSVLSDSTIRTLNQPLAFSKSTDRSGDPLRSMSPATEQGINELKPMLSQMKRSGTPAEHSQGSLSTNHSSLGTPNPHSLGTPNPLGTPNPTQGMDVKEEYNRPIKEEYNRPIKEEYNRPVKEEYSRPIKEEDGSPIRDTKTTLTAVITAALNPIQVGFGEVLTCPYHRDVIIQLATILQIICVECPTAMVWSGCGSSLQGSPLDLLPLPPSALPMPHMDSEITEDHRKMVYEAEQKIAARSKKAESKWCTDKWQTSSQARVLAVLEALDRHCFDRVDPNNNLDTLYKEVFAHCTPPSKDTDIKDPEWACSYAVVRVLCEWAVCGARWGEHRAMAAAALLDKRQQQLLHQHHDHHAHATGSDDKESVTSGNGLYNGPPIFQSLLLRFLDCDAPVLDDSPNAPPSNRQQFANLVHLFGELIRRDVFSHDAYMCTLISRGDLISPTEPTSSSGSTSSGTAAPATGGSASHNVDDDTFEGIDLKPKMEEQARMDMDGSKIDDELHMLLQNIKEDQQNSMDAPDSPKDPGESSHSVNSPMMGSSSMSIPGMNSMGMGPMSVSGMRTGSAGESSGSTAPAAASRHYSYTMHFPLPPAEPDHTPHDANQRHILLHGVGRQRDDAKHQVKKMTKEICKLFSKKFSIDVAEGGKVKKHARSEFNFEAVTQKFQAMSMYEQGAVSWAVGGAVCEALAAYAAGATTYLPQPEHVAFALDLMEIALNVHGLIETCIQILKELSEVEGALIARGAPSTGLAAPRAYTSALALYTVGALRRYHSCLLLCVEQTSAVFEQLCRLVKCVVNPGDCGSAERCVLAQLHDLYKAAAHLCHAPHADTFANAYPKIKQALYSPLQPTPSSYVYNPQFLSEFFANPRKGKLEMCWARQVGESAANRYSFVCSAMLAVCREVDNDRVNELGVLCAEMTAWCSGLAAEWVGALVALCGAQHYPAAPHAAPPPLYPDLLHHRDLHDAAAHDALAVFTCILVARHCFSLEDFVRHAALPSLVKACGGGAAGNPANAPSPDTGARLTCHLLLRLFKTIDTPQPGLYSVSTSPGPGGGAAGVRLSCDRHLLAAAHKNIGVGPVLATLKAILMVGDSTARDNGKSGGKKSCELSHILGTSDAAPADTQLDLITIDSEMSGGHRTPRGSGGVGSTLLDSSQSLSSLARHVLQEICSEEWVLQKCLQNPDELYQPDMLLDSMLTPRQAQRLLHMICYPDSASHTQPDLDQKTMVTRLLENLEQWSLRMSWLDLQLMFKQFASGSSELNAWLDMVARAVVAVFQQPAPPPPDKDRTGTDRGVVSTSKWSESVWLVAPLVAKLPAAVQGRVLKQAGQILESGWGTGCNGGCNNGGGGGASSHRDCKSHQSPSYKGSSSSNSGGKRGVSGTSCAGNSCSCGSGSAVRLANEPLLSLVLTCLRHQDDQKESLLSSIHAQLQHYLTHAREHERGAACGDAWQEEAAPEALQLRFSLAGGMFDAVRRSYQLTSDWAVLLAQLLTNQLVDAYNNSDLFTTLIDMLATLIHSTLAEGCDDNNRKHYQNLMKKLKKEIGDRHGGAVQSVRQLLPLSKNTIVEVIACEPLGLVIDQKGNKITGFDNDKKQGLRLTDKQRVSGWELVEGGRNPAPLSWAWFAATKVERKPLTYENAHRLLKYHTHSLVKPLSYYLEPLPLPPEDLDNNDSKQDCGSFDSSPTGSGKGRKLPCSKKIINKKPKVTTPTNGQGAVAGAGLAPAPAQQPQFMQQQQQWFPPHSQNYYNPQVGGNQRGVAPPANTQSKQALSHMLRQRVPYNQMSQMQGGGYPGAPHARGPFPRQGMRQMQPNQMGQMGPSNQMNTIGAMGGMGPMGQMGGVQMGPGQMGAGQMGAGQMGAGQMGAGQMGAGQMGAGQMSAGQMGGGQMGNMGGQMFGGQYGGMQQGYAGYGQQMMQAGQQQMMNQGMGQGVSQMGQQVNPMNQGVGSIGQNVGQMNQGVGQTGQIGQGMGQMGQSMGQMGQPMGQMGQMGQGGGMGSMANQGNTMGPQGSNTMSGFPGQQTFQQNMMGGRSSQEAQYLAQRQNARPQYMQAPNVTMGGMGGPAPPYPRGMQPQNSAQYQQMTQQQQRMRQQMLAMQQQQQQQGPLVQHLQRNQYQPPY; this comes from the exons atgaaag ACCAATCACTGTATCCTGACACTATGGGGATCATGTACGAAAAACGGCCTCTCAAGCGGCCCCGATTAGGCCCGCCAGACGTGTATCCGCAAGAACCCCGTCAAAAAGAAGATGAACTCACTTCTACTAACGTAAAGCAGGGGTTTTCTACAACCCCGCATTCTAGTGACGAGTTTGGCACTGCTAGGAATTTTAACTATTCTGCATCTAAG ataggACAGTTTTTCTCTGGAATTTTGTCCAAAAAGGAAGAACTGAACACCCTTCCTGACTGTGGCAGGAAAAGACAACAAGTAAATCCTAAAGATAACTTCTGGCCAGCCACTGCTAGGACTAAAGCTCAAATTGAAGCATGGTTTAAGGATTTAGCAG gaAGTAAACCACTGTCCCAGCTATCCAAAAAGGCACCAAATTTTAATAAGAAGGAAGaaatatttataacattaaCAGAATACCAAGTGTCAATGCCAAGAGCAGCATGGTTCATTAAACTTAGCTCTGCATACACTGTGGCCGTCTCGGAAGCCAAGATCAAGAAGAGGCAGCTGCCAGATCCCACCACAG AATGGACCTCAACTCTAATTAAATTCCTCAAAGATCAAATACCAAAGTTAGCGGAGCATTACCAGTGTGCGGCCTCGGGGAGCGTGTCTGACAAGACGCCTCCCTCTCAGTCAG gACAAGGCACGCCCAGTCATAATTCCTCTGGCAACCCGCCTGGTAGCTCAACTCCTAATAGTTCAAGTATACCTAATTCTATGCACTCTCCAGGGAATACGAACA CCCTGGGGTCGTCGACGCCCAGCTCCTCTGAAGGCACGGACTGGCGGCAAGCCCTGAAGCTGTGGAACTACTGCTGCCGGCTCGCCAAGTACCTTCTCGACGAGGGCTTGTTGGACCGACACGACTTTCTCACTTGGATCATTGACTTGCTTGATAAGAGAGCAGCTGACGATGGTTTATTGAG GCTTTTTCTTCCATTGGCATTACAACACATGAGCGAATTCGTGTTCTGCGAAGGCCTGTCGAGGAGGCTGGCGACCACTTGTGCTAAGAAAGCCGCCGCAATCTGTTCCGTGCTGTCTGATAGCACGATACGCACTCTCAACCAACCCTTGGCTTTCTCGAAAAGCACAGACAGATCAGGAG ATCCACTCAGATCAATGTCTCCGGCTACAGAACAAGGCATTAACGAACTGAAACCGATGTTATCTCAAATGAAGCGTTCGGGGACGCCGGCGGAACACAGCCAGGGTTCTCTTAGCACCAATCACTCCTCACTGGGGACACCCAACCCTCACTCACTGGGTACACCCAATCCTTTAGGCACACCGAACCCGACGCAGGGAATGGACGTCAAAGAAGAATACAATAGGCCCATAAAGGAGGAATATAATAGACCTATCAAAGAAGAATACAACAGACCTGTAAAGGAAGAATATAGTAGACCTATAAAAGAAGAAGACGGCTCGCCTATACGAGATACAAAAACCACTCTGACGGCGGTCATCACAGCAGCACTCAATCCAATCCAAGTGGGCTTCGGCGAGGTGCTGACCTGCCCGTACCACAGGGACGTCATCATCCAACTGGCAACGATCTTACAG ATAATTTGCGTAGAATGTCCTACGGCTATGGTATGGTCGGGCTGTGGTTCATCCCTGCAGGGGTCGCCCCTGGACTTGCTGCCGCTGCCGCCGTCCGCTCTGCCTATGCCTCATATGGACTCGGAAATTACTGAAGACCACAGGAAAATG GTTTATGAAGCTGAACAAAAAATCGCCGCAAGAAGCAAAAAGGCAGAAAGTAAATGGTGTACTGATAAATGGCAAACTAGTTCTCAAG CGCGCGTGCTGGCCGTGCTGGAGGCCTTGGACCGGCACTGCTTCGACCGCGTAGATCCCAACAATAATCTGGATACGCTCTACAAGGAGGTGTTCGCTCATTGCACGCCCCCCTCCAAGGATACTGACATCAAGGACCCA GAGTGGGCGTGTTCGTACGCGGTGGTGCGCGTGCTGTGCGAGTGGGCGGTGTGCGGCGCGCGCTGGGGCGAGCACCGCGCCatggccgccgccgcgctgctcGACAAGCGGCAGCAGCAGCTGCTGCACCAGCACCACGACCATCATGCACACGCCACCG GGTCCGATGACAAGGAGTCCGTTACGTCCGGCAATGGCCTGTACAACGGGCCTCCAATATTCCAAAGCCTTTTATTACGATTCCTAGACTGCGATGCGCCTGTACTAG ACGACAGTCCGAACGCGCCGCCAAGCAACCGGCAACAGTTCGCCAACCTGGTGCACCTGTTCGGCGAGCTTATACGCCGCGATGTGTTCTCGCACGACGCTTACATGTGCACGCTCATCTCGAGAG GCGACCTGATCTCCCCGACGGAGCCGACGTCGTCGTCGGGCAGCACCAGCAGCGGCACCGCGGCGCCCGCCACCGGCGGCAGCGCCTCGCACAACGTGGACGACGACACGTTTGAGGGCATCGACCTCAAGCCCAAGATGGAG GAACAGGCGCGAATGGATATGGATGGTTCCAAAATAGACGACGAACTCCATATGCTGTTGCAAAATATCAAAGAAGATCAACAAAATTCTATGGATGCACCTGACAGTCCTAAGGATCCCGGAGAATCATCACACAG CGTGAACTCTCCTATGATGGGCTCGAGCAGCATGAGCATTCCTGGTATGAACTCAATGGGAATGGGTCCCATGTCCGTCTCAG GCATGCGCACGGGGTCGGCGGGCGAGTCGTCGGGCAGcacggcgccggcggcggcgtcgCGGCACTACAGCTACACCATGCACTTCCCGCTGCCGCCCGCCGAGCCCGACCACACGCCGCACGACGCCAACCAGCGCCACATCCTGCTGCACGGCGTCGGCCGCCAGCGCGACGACGCTAAGCATCAAGTCAAGAAGATGACCAAAG AAATATGCAAATTATTTTCAAAGAAATTCTCAATCGACGTGGCGGAGGGCGGCAAGGTGAAGAAACACGCTCGGAGCGAGTTCAACTTCGAAGCCGTCACACAAAAATTTCAA GCGATGTCGATGTACGAGCAAGGCGCGGTGTCGTGGGCGGTGGGCGGCGCGGTGTGCGAGGCGCTGGCGGCCTACGCGGCGGGCGCCACCACCTATCTGCCGCAGCCCGAGCACGTCGCCTTCGCTCTCGACCTCATGGAGATAGCGCTTAATGTGCACGGTCTTATTGAGACATGTATACAG ATTTTGAAAGAGCTGTCAGAGGTAGAAGGCGCGCTGATAGCGCGCGGCGCGCCGAGCACCGGGCTCGCTGCGCCGCGGGCGTACACCTCGGCGCTGGCGCTTTACACGGTCGGCGCCCTCCGGAGATACCACTCCTGCTTGCTGT TGTGCGTAGAGCAGACGTCCGCGGTGTTCGAGCAGCTGTGCCGGCTGGTGAAGTGCGTGGTGAACCCGGGCGACTGCGGCTCGGCGGAGCGCTGCGTGCTCGCGCAGCTGCACGACCTGTACAAGGCGGCCGCGCACCTCTGCCACGCGCCGCACGCAGACACCTTCGCCAACGCCTACCCCAAGATCAA GCAAGCACTGTACTCGCCGCTGCAGCCGACTCCCTCGAGCTACGTCTACAATCCGCAGTTCCTCAGCGAGTTCTTCGCGAACCCGCGCAAGG GTAAATTAGAAATGTGTTGGGCGCGGCAAGTGGGCGAGTCGGCGGCCAACAGGTACAGCTTCGTGTGCTCCGCCATGCTGGCTGTGTGCCGCGAAGTTGACAACGACAG AGTGAACGAACTGGGCGTGCTGTGCGCGGAGATGACCGCGTGGTGCAGCGGGCTGGCGGCGGAGTGGGTGGGCGCGCTGGTGGCGCTGTGCGGCGCGCAGCACTACCCCGCCGCGCCgcacgccgcgccgccgccgctctaCCCCGACCTGCTCCACCACCGCGACCTGCACGACGCCGCCGCGCACGATGCGCTCGCCGTCTTCACCTGCATACTAGTCG CGCGGCACTGTTTCTCCCTGGAGGATTTCGTACGGCACGCGGCCCTGCCGTCGCTGGTGAAGgcgtgcggcggcggcgcggccggcAACCCCGCCAACGCGCCCTCGCCCGACACCGGCGCGCGCCTCACCTGCCACCTGCTGCTGCGGCTCTTCAAGACCATCGACACGCCGCAGCCGG GGTTGTACTCGGTGTCGACGTCGCCGGggccgggcggcggcgcggcgggcgtgCGCCTCTCCTGCGACCGGCATCTGCTGGCCGCCGCGCACAAGAACATCGGCGTGGGACCCGTGCTCGCCACGCTCAAGGCGATACTCA TGGTGGGCGACTCAACGGCGCGAGACAACGGCAAGTCGGGCGGCAAGAAGTCGTGCGAGCTCTCGCACATACTGGGTACGAGCGACGCGGCGCCCGCCGACACACAACTCGATCTCATAAC GATAGACTCAGAGATGAGTGGGGGCCATAGAACTCCTAG GGGTAGCGGCGGCGTCGGGTCCACGTTATTAGATTCGTCGCAGTCGCTGTCCTCGCTGGCGAGGCACGTGCTGCAGGAGATCTGCTCCGAGGAGTGGGTGCTGCAGAAATGTCTCCAGAACCCGGACGAGCTCTACCAGCCCGACATGCTCCTCGACTCCATGCTCACGCCTCGCCAGGCGCAAAG ACTGCTGCATATGATCTGCTACCCCGACTCGGCCAGCCACACGCAGCCCGACCTCGACCAGAAGACCATGGTCACTCGTCTACTAGAG AACCTCGAGCAGTGGTCGCTGCGCATGTCGTGGCTGGACCTGCAGCTGATGTTCAAGCAGTTCGCGAGCGGCTCCTCGGAGCTGAACGCGTGGCTGGACATGGTGGCGCGCGCCGTGGTGGCCGTCTTCCAGCagccagcgccgccgccgcccgacaAGGACAG GACGGGCACGGACCGCGGCGTGGTGAGCACGAGCAAGTGGTCGGAGTCGGTGTGGCTAGTGGCGCCGCTGGTGGCCAAGCTGCCCGCCGCCGTGCAGGGCCGCGTGCTGAAGCAGGCCGGACAG ATTTTAGAGAGTGGTTGGGGCACCGGGTGTAACGGCGGGTGCAacaacggcggcggcggcggcgccagtTCGCATCGCGACTGCAAAAGCCACCAGAGCCCGAGCTACAAGGG GTCGTCGAGCAGCAACAGCGGCGGCAAGCGCGGCGTGAGCGGCACCAGCTGCGCCGGCAACAGCTGCTCGTGCGGCAGCGGCAGCGCCGTGCGGCTCGCCAACGAGCCGCTGCTGTCGCTCGTGCTCACCTGCCTGCGCCACCAGGACGACCAGAAG GAGAGCTTGCTAAGCTCCATCCACGCACAACTGCAGCACTACCTGACGCACGCGCGCGAGCACGAGCGCGGCGCGGCGTGCGGCGACGCGTGGCAGGAGGAGGCGGCGCCCGAGGCGCTGCAGCTGCGCTTCTCGCTGGCGGGCGGCATGTTCGACGCCGTGCGCCGCTCCTACCAGCTCACCTCCGACTGGGCCGTGCTGCTGGCGCAGCTGCTCACCAACCAGCTGGTCGACGCCTACAACAACAG CGATCTATTCACGACGCTGATCGATATGCTGGCGACGCTGATCCACTCGACGCTGGCGGAGGGCTGCGACGACAACAATCGCAAGCACTACCAGAACCTGATGAAGAAGCTGAAGAAGGAGATCGGCGACCGGCACGGCGGCGCCGTGCAGAGCGTGCGCCAGCTGCTGCCGCTCTCCAAAAACACCATCGTCGAGGTCATCGCCTGCGAGCCGCTCGGGCTCGTCATCGACCAGAAGGGCAATAAGATCACCGGCTTTGATAACGATAAGAAACAG GGCCTGCGACTGACGGACAAGCAGCGCGTGTCGGGCTGGGAGCTGGTGGAGGGTGGGCGCAACCCCGCGCCGCTGTCCTGGGCGTGGTTCGCCGCCACCAAGGTGGAGCGCAAGCCGCTCACCTACGAGAACGCGCACAG GTTGCTCAAGTACCACACGCACAGCCTGGTGAAGCCGCTCAGCTACTACCTGGAGCCGCTGCCGCTGCCGCCCGAGGACCTGGACAACAACGACAGTAAACAG GACTGTGGAAGCTTCGATTCAAGTCCAACTGGTTCTGGAAAAGGTCGCAAGTTACCTTGtagtaagaaaattattaataagaaACCAAAAGTTACTACACCG ACGAACGGGCAGGGCGCCGTGGCGGGCGCGGGGctggcgccggcgccggcgcagcAGCCGCAGTTcatgcagcagcagcagcagtggTTCCCGCCGCACTCGCAGAACTACTACAACCCGCAAG TGGGAGGCAATCAACGCGGCGTGGCGCCGCCCGCCAACACGCAGTCCAAGCAGGCGCTGAGCCACATGCTACGCCAGCGCGTGCCCTACAACCAGATGTCGCAGATGCAG GGAGGTGGTTATCCCGGAGCTCCGCATGCGCGAGGAcctttcccgcggcagggcatGCGCCAGATGCAGCCTAACCAAATGGGGCAGATGGGGCCATCTAA TCAAATGAATACAATTGGTGCAATGGGAGGGATGGGCCCGATGGGCCAAATGGGCGGAGTCCAGATGGGTCCCGGACAGATGGGTGCTGGTCAAATGGGTGCCGGGCAGATGGGCGCTGGGCAGATGGGTGCCGGTCAGATGGGCGCGGGTCAGATGGGCGCGGGCCAGATGAGCGCGGGCCAGATGGGAGGCGGGCAAATGGGCAACATGGGCGGCCAGATGTTCGGCGGGCAGTACGGCGGCATGCAGCAGGGCTACGCGGGCTACGGCCAGCAGATGATGCAAGCCGGCCAGCAACAGATGATGAATCAG GGTATGGGGCAAGGTGTCAGTCAAATGGGGCAACAAGTAAACCCAATGAACCAAGGGGTTGGCTCCATTGGGCAGAACGTCGGGCAGATGAATCAGGGCGTCGGGCAGACGGGCCAGATCGGCCAGGGCATGGGCCAGATGGGCCAGAGTATGGGGCAGATGGGACAACCAATGGGGCAAATGGGGCAGATGGGCCAGGGCGGAGGAATGGGCTCCATGGCGAACCAAGGCAACACTATGGGACCGCAAGGCAGCAATACTATGAGTGGCTTCCCTGGTCAACAAACGTTCCAACAG AATATGATGGGAGGCCGATCCAGTCAAGAAGCACAGTACCTAGCGCAGAGGCAAAATGCGCGACCTCAGTACATGCAG GCGCCGAACGTAACGATGGGCGGCATGGGCGGGCCGGCGCCGCCGTACCCGCGCGGCATGCAGCCGCAGAACTCGGCGCAGTACCAGCAGATGACGCAGCAGCAGCAGCGCATGCGTCAGCAGATGCTCGCcatgcagcagcagcagcagcagcagggCCCGCTCGTGCAGCACCTGCAGCGTAACCAGTACCAGCCGCCCTACTGA